One region of Hymenobacter sediminicola genomic DNA includes:
- a CDS encoding M48 family metalloprotease, which translates to MRRLLLKPWLLLSLAATLGGTAACSSDGDGVLLFSVEDDKALGEQVAAQTDSTYRAKGQLLERNSTNARAYQLLDGVVNKVLNSGEVKYRTEFPWDVKIIKDDAVQNAFATPGGHIYVFSGLIKFLDNENQLAGVLGHEIAHADRRHTSKQLQQQYGISLLLSILVGDNPNQLVQIAAGLGQLKFSRDDESEADQYSVIYLNKTEYACDGAAGFFIKAEAQNQSGNGPAFLSTHPAPASRIQEIQAKAAELNCQNRTISNTGFEELKRII; encoded by the coding sequence ATGCGCCGTCTTTTGCTCAAACCTTGGCTCCTGCTTTCCCTGGCTGCCACCCTCGGCGGTACTGCCGCCTGCTCCTCCGATGGCGACGGAGTTCTCCTGTTTTCGGTGGAGGACGACAAAGCTCTTGGCGAACAGGTAGCCGCCCAAACCGACTCTACCTACCGGGCCAAAGGCCAGTTGCTGGAGCGCAACTCTACAAACGCCCGTGCTTATCAGCTGCTCGATGGCGTAGTAAATAAGGTGCTCAATTCCGGCGAAGTGAAGTACCGCACCGAGTTTCCCTGGGATGTTAAGATCATCAAGGATGATGCCGTGCAAAACGCCTTTGCTACCCCCGGCGGCCACATCTACGTATTTTCCGGTCTGATCAAGTTTCTCGACAACGAGAACCAATTGGCGGGCGTGTTGGGCCACGAAATTGCTCACGCCGACCGTCGGCACACTTCCAAGCAACTGCAGCAGCAGTATGGCATCAGCCTGTTGCTGAGCATCCTGGTAGGTGACAACCCAAATCAACTGGTGCAAATTGCTGCCGGTTTGGGCCAGCTTAAATTCAGCCGCGACGATGAAAGCGAGGCCGACCAATACTCAGTCATTTATCTCAATAAGACGGAATATGCCTGCGACGGCGCCGCTGGCTTCTTCATTAAGGCTGAGGCACAAAACCAGAGCGGCAACGGTCCGGCCTTCCTCAGCACCCACCCAGCTCCTGCTTCCCGCATCCAGGAAATTCAGGCGAAAGCCGCAGAGCTGAACTGCCAGAACCGTACTATTTCGAATACCGGTTTCGAGGAATTGAAGCGGATTATTTAG
- a CDS encoding App1 family protein, with product MSLLNKLGSFAERTDDLLTRTRARLGMLHPLQLLPYRSYGTPTRLYVKGRLLTDKGITEPDASDSRLHNLLNMYRRFDSNEISGAQLVVRPADGSEHPVVTDEEGYFTLNLEPQSLPEPVDFLWYPVEVLLQQVPHPFTAQELRAAAPVLIPPADAEYGIISDLDDTVIQTSATNLLRMARTVLIRNARSRLPFKGVAEFYRQLQLGRNGKRNNPFFYVSSSPWNLYDLLEDFLDLNDIPPGPLLLRDMAVAGKKSGDATAHHGHKLKEIDNLLLTYPTLPFVLIGDSGQEDANIYREVVRRHPGRILAIYIRDVNLPERAALVERVTEELRADKVEMLLVKDTVQAAEHAADAGFIFREAVSAVEQEKQKDEAADTESDLDGEGTGEPVMQ from the coding sequence ATGTCTCTCCTCAACAAACTTGGCAGTTTTGCCGAACGCACCGACGACCTACTCACGCGCACTCGTGCCCGGCTGGGCATGCTGCATCCGTTGCAGCTATTGCCTTACCGCAGCTACGGCACGCCCACTCGTCTTTATGTGAAAGGGCGGTTGCTCACCGACAAAGGCATTACGGAACCCGACGCTTCCGATTCGAGGCTGCACAACCTGCTGAATATGTACCGCCGTTTCGACAGCAACGAAATCAGCGGCGCGCAACTGGTAGTACGCCCTGCAGACGGCTCGGAGCATCCGGTCGTGACGGACGAGGAAGGCTATTTCACGCTGAACCTAGAGCCCCAAAGCCTGCCGGAGCCAGTAGATTTTCTGTGGTATCCGGTGGAAGTACTCCTGCAGCAGGTGCCGCATCCGTTTACTGCGCAAGAGCTGCGCGCCGCCGCGCCGGTGCTCATCCCCCCTGCTGATGCCGAGTATGGCATCATATCCGACCTAGATGACACGGTTATTCAGACGTCGGCTACCAACCTGCTGCGCATGGCCCGTACGGTACTGATCCGGAATGCCCGCTCCCGCCTGCCGTTCAAGGGGGTGGCTGAGTTTTACCGGCAGCTGCAGCTGGGCCGCAACGGCAAGCGCAACAATCCATTCTTCTACGTCAGCAGCTCACCCTGGAATCTCTACGACCTGCTAGAAGATTTCCTGGACCTCAACGATATTCCGCCCGGTCCGCTTTTGCTGCGCGACATGGCGGTTGCTGGCAAGAAGTCTGGTGATGCCACCGCTCACCACGGCCACAAGCTCAAGGAAATCGACAATCTGCTTCTCACCTATCCAACCCTGCCGTTCGTGCTCATCGGCGACTCTGGACAGGAGGATGCCAATATCTACCGAGAAGTGGTACGCCGCCACCCAGGCCGCATCCTAGCCATCTATATCCGCGACGTGAACCTTCCTGAGCGGGCTGCCCTAGTAGAGCGGGTAACGGAGGAACTGCGCGCTGACAAGGTAGAAATGCTACTCGTGAAAGACACCGTACAGGCCGCTGAGCACGCGGCTGATGCTGGTTTCATCTTCCGGGAAGCAGTATCTGCTGTGGAGCAAGAGAAGCAAAAGGATGAAGCCGCCGATACCGAATCGGACTTGGATGGCGAAGGCACCGGCGAACCGGTGATGCAGTAG
- a CDS encoding YybH family protein, with translation MKLKVLAAFSLGLLLCACSSDYSDSRDSPAETRRAIAQLLHTQTAAWNRGDVAGFMQGYWQHDSLVFIGKRGLTYGWQPTLDNYRRSYPNAAAMGQLRFEGLRIIPDGPNTAHVVGRWHLTRPAAGDLQGHYLLVLRRLNGQWVIVADHSS, from the coding sequence ATGAAACTGAAAGTACTCGCCGCTTTTTCGCTGGGGCTACTGCTCTGCGCCTGCTCTTCCGACTACTCAGACTCCCGCGACTCTCCGGCGGAAACACGCCGCGCCATTGCGCAATTGCTCCACACCCAGACGGCCGCCTGGAACCGCGGAGATGTAGCGGGGTTCATGCAGGGTTACTGGCAGCATGATTCGCTGGTGTTCATCGGCAAACGAGGCCTTACCTATGGCTGGCAACCCACCCTCGACAACTACCGCCGCAGCTACCCCAACGCCGCTGCCATGGGCCAGCTGCGCTTCGAGGGCCTACGCATCATACCCGATGGGCCAAATACCGCACACGTGGTAGGCCGCTGGCACCTGACGCGGCCGGCCGCCGGCGACCTGCAAGGCCACTACCTGCTGGTGTTGCGCCGCCTGAATGGCCAATGGGTCATCGTCGCCGACCACTCTAGTTAA
- the mtgA gene encoding monofunctional biosynthetic peptidoglycan transglycosylase encodes MFLTSVAWVLIYRWVSPPATWLMLDRRAHAPVGLGYHGIQEDDRRIRYYFKGLDEVSAQVPLALIAAEDQRFLLHHGFDGNALWKAAQYNFNGGKKLRGGSTISQQVAKNVFLWQGRSYVRKAAEAYFTVLIELLWDKRRIMEMYLSVAEMGDCTFGVEAASQRYFHKSAAKLSRAEAALLAGVLPNPLRFRASNPGPQARAKQQRVMRNMSRLGGTVYVKELLD; translated from the coding sequence TTGTTTCTGACCTCTGTAGCCTGGGTGTTGATTTACCGCTGGGTGTCGCCGCCGGCTACCTGGCTTATGCTGGACCGTCGCGCCCACGCGCCGGTTGGCCTTGGCTACCACGGCATTCAGGAAGATGACCGCCGGATTCGGTACTATTTCAAAGGCCTTGATGAGGTATCAGCGCAGGTGCCACTGGCACTGATTGCGGCCGAAGACCAACGCTTTCTGCTGCACCATGGCTTTGATGGAAATGCGCTGTGGAAGGCAGCCCAGTATAATTTTAATGGCGGCAAAAAATTGCGCGGTGGGAGTACTATCTCGCAGCAAGTAGCCAAAAACGTATTTCTGTGGCAGGGGCGCAGCTATGTGCGCAAGGCTGCCGAGGCGTACTTTACGGTGCTTATTGAGTTGCTCTGGGACAAGCGCCGCATCATGGAAATGTACCTGAGCGTAGCTGAAATGGGGGACTGCACCTTTGGCGTAGAGGCGGCTTCGCAGCGGTATTTTCACAAATCCGCCGCCAAACTTAGTCGCGCTGAAGCAGCGCTGCTGGCGGGCGTATTGCCTAACCCGCTGCGTTTTCGGGCCAGCAACCCCGGTCCCCAGGCCCGCGCCAAGCAACAACGCGTGATGCGCAATATGAGCCGGCTGGGCGGAACGGTTTACGTGAAAGAACTGCTGGATTAG